In one window of Azotobacter salinestris DNA:
- a CDS encoding L-lactate permease, with the protein MQPGILALLAFSPILLAAALLVGLRWPAKRAMPLVYLLTAGIGLYVWDMSLNRVLASTLQGLVITIGVLWIIFGAILLLNTLKHSGAIAVIRAGFTTISPDRRIQAIIIAWLFGCFIEGASGFGTPAAIAAPLLVAIGFPALAAVLMGMLVQSTPVSFGAVGTPIIIGVNSGLDSASLGARLSAEGSSWEVFLQLITSNVAIIHAIVGTLMPLIMVLMLTRFFGKEKSWKAGFEVLPFAIFGGLAFTLPYVATGVFLGPEFPSLAGGLIGLAIVTSAAHYGFLVPKKTWDFADAKDWPNEWLGSVEMKLDALTQRPMSTLRAWLPYVLVGLLLVISRVFPEVGSALKSVIVVFPDLLGETGIKADFMPLYLPGGILVAVVIATFFLHGMKTRELAAAVGESSKVLLGAGFVLLFTVPMVRILINSGVNTGGLPSMPIAMAQWVADSVGSIYPLLAPSIGALGAFIAGSNTVSNMMLSQFQFGVAENLGISGALIVAAQAIGAAAGNMVAIHNVVAASATVGLLGREGSTLRKTVWPTFYYVLFTGLIALLAIYVLGVSDPLVNAR; encoded by the coding sequence ATGCAACCCGGAATCCTCGCGCTTCTCGCCTTTTCCCCGATCCTGCTCGCTGCCGCCCTGCTGGTCGGCCTGCGCTGGCCGGCCAAGCGCGCCATGCCGCTGGTCTACCTGCTCACCGCCGGCATCGGCCTGTACGTCTGGGACATGAGCCTCAACCGCGTGCTCGCCTCCACCCTGCAGGGTCTGGTCATCACCATCGGCGTGCTGTGGATCATCTTCGGCGCCATCCTGCTGCTCAACACCCTCAAGCACTCCGGCGCCATCGCCGTGATCCGCGCCGGCTTCACCACCATCAGCCCCGACCGGCGCATCCAAGCGATCATCATCGCCTGGCTGTTCGGCTGCTTCATCGAAGGCGCCTCCGGCTTCGGCACCCCGGCGGCCATCGCCGCCCCGCTGCTGGTGGCCATCGGCTTTCCGGCGCTGGCCGCGGTGCTGATGGGCATGCTGGTACAGAGCACCCCGGTGTCCTTCGGTGCGGTCGGCACGCCGATCATCATCGGCGTCAACAGCGGCCTGGACAGCGCCAGCCTGGGCGCCCGCCTGAGCGCCGAAGGCTCCAGCTGGGAGGTGTTCCTGCAACTGATCACCAGCAACGTGGCGATCATCCACGCCATCGTCGGCACTCTGATGCCGCTGATCATGGTGCTGATGCTGACCCGCTTCTTCGGCAAGGAGAAGAGTTGGAAGGCCGGCTTCGAGGTGCTGCCGTTCGCCATTTTCGGCGGCCTGGCCTTCACCCTGCCCTACGTCGCCACCGGCGTGTTCCTCGGTCCGGAGTTCCCCTCGCTGGCCGGCGGGCTGATTGGTCTGGCCATTGTCACCAGCGCCGCGCACTACGGCTTCCTGGTACCGAAGAAGACCTGGGACTTCGCCGACGCCAAGGACTGGCCGAACGAATGGCTGGGCAGCGTGGAGATGAAGCTCGATGCGCTCACCCAGCGGCCGATGAGCACCCTGCGCGCCTGGCTGCCCTATGTGCTGGTCGGCCTGCTGCTGGTGATCAGCCGGGTGTTCCCGGAAGTCGGCAGCGCCCTGAAATCGGTGATCGTGGTGTTCCCCGACCTGCTCGGCGAAACCGGGATCAAGGCCGACTTCATGCCGCTGTACCTGCCGGGCGGCATCCTGGTCGCCGTGGTCATCGCCACCTTCTTCCTGCATGGCATGAAGACCCGCGAACTGGCAGCGGCAGTTGGCGAATCGAGCAAGGTGCTGCTCGGCGCCGGCTTCGTCCTGCTGTTCACCGTGCCGATGGTGCGCATCCTGATCAACTCCGGCGTCAATACCGGCGGGCTGCCGAGCATGCCGATCGCCATGGCGCAATGGGTGGCCGACAGCGTCGGCAGCATCTATCCGCTGCTGGCGCCGAGCATAGGCGCCCTGGGCGCCTTCATCGCCGGCTCCAACACGGTGAGCAACATGATGCTCAGCCAGTTCCAGTTCGGCGTCGCCGAGAACCTCGGCATCTCCGGCGCGCTGATCGTCGCCGCGCAGGCCATCGGTGCCGCTGCCGGCAACATGGTGGCGATCCACAACGTGGTCGCCGCCTCCGCCACCGTCGGCCTGCTCGGACGCGAAGGCAGCACCCTGCGCAAGACCGTGTGGCCGACCTTCTACTACGTGCTGTTCACCGGCCTGATCGCCCTGCTCGCGATCTATGTCCTCGGTGTCAGCGATCCGCTGGTGAACGCCCGCTGA
- a CDS encoding (Fe-S)-binding protein — protein sequence MSELFYNAAPNATRVAPPLPEPRQYPAQKPGNAYLFGTCVLDLFFPEAGLDAIRLLEREGIQVHFPQEQSCCGQPAYTSGYTDEAREVARAQLALFAEDWPLVVPSGSCAGMIRHHYCELFKDEPATLRQVQALAARTFELAEFLLHICKVEFKDRGQPTRIALHTSCSARREMNTHLHGRALLAQLERVERVEHDHEGECCGFGGTFSVRMPDISGAMVADKTRALQDSGAAEVVSADGGCLLNINGALEKQHAPLRGQHLASFLWKRTGGAR from the coding sequence ATGAGCGAACTCTTCTACAATGCCGCGCCCAACGCCACCCGCGTGGCGCCGCCCCTGCCCGAACCGCGCCAGTACCCGGCGCAGAAACCGGGCAACGCCTACCTGTTCGGCACCTGCGTGCTCGACCTGTTCTTCCCCGAGGCCGGCCTCGACGCCATCCGCCTGCTCGAGCGCGAAGGCATCCAGGTGCACTTCCCGCAGGAACAGAGCTGCTGCGGCCAGCCGGCCTACACCTCGGGCTACACCGACGAGGCGCGGGAGGTCGCCCGCGCCCAGCTGGCGCTGTTTGCCGAGGACTGGCCGCTGGTCGTGCCGTCCGGCTCCTGCGCCGGGATGATCCGCCATCACTATTGCGAGCTGTTCAAGGACGAGCCGGCCACCCTGCGCCAGGTGCAGGCCCTGGCCGCACGGACCTTCGAGCTGGCCGAGTTCCTCCTGCACATCTGCAAGGTCGAGTTCAAGGACCGGGGCCAGCCGACCCGCATCGCCCTGCACACCTCCTGCTCGGCGCGCCGCGAGATGAACACCCACCTGCACGGCCGTGCCCTGCTCGCCCAACTGGAGCGGGTCGAGCGCGTCGAGCACGACCACGAGGGCGAGTGCTGCGGCTTCGGCGGCACCTTCAGCGTGCGCATGCCTGACATCTCCGGCGCCATGGTCGCCGACAAGACCCGCGCTCTGCAGGACTCCGGCGCCGCCGAGGTGGTCAGCGCCGACGGCGGCTGCCTGCTCAACATCAACGGCGCGCTGGAGAAGCAGCACGCGCCGCTGCGCGGCCAGCACCTGGCCAGCTTCCTCTGGAAACGCACCGGAGGCGCCCGATGA
- a CDS encoding LutB/LldF family L-lactate oxidation iron-sulfur protein — protein MNSQARIPAVELSSRDLKHNAHNALGDAQLRGNMRKAMDSLMAKRLASMPDEYEREHLREMGNHVRARALSRLPELLERLEANLTRNGVKVHWAETTEEANRIVLEIAERHQAKQVIKGKSMVSEEMEMNHFLERHGIEALESDMGEYIIQLDHEKPTHIIMPAIHKNARQVADLFHDRLGEPYTEDVDALIQTGRRVLRKKFLEADIGVSGVNFAVAETGTLLLVENEGNGRMSTTVPPVHIAVTGIEKVVENLRDVVPLLSLLTRSALGQGITTYVNMISGPRKADELDGPQEVHLVLLDNGRSQAFADGELRQTLNCIRCGACMNHCPVYTRIGGQAYGTVYPGPIGKIISPHLMGLENTPDHPSASSLCGACGEVCPVKIPIPSLLRRLREENVKAPDDPHKVMRGQGSKYSPRERLLWKGWRLLNRSPWLYRVFGFFATRLRGLTPSNLGPWTQNHSAPKPAARSLHELAREHLEGK, from the coding sequence ATGAACAGCCAGGCCCGCATCCCGGCGGTGGAGCTCTCCAGCCGCGACCTCAAGCACAACGCCCACAATGCCCTCGGCGACGCCCAGTTGCGCGGCAACATGCGCAAGGCCATGGATTCGCTGATGGCCAAGCGCCTGGCCTCGATGCCGGACGAGTATGAGCGCGAGCACCTGCGCGAGATGGGCAACCACGTGCGCGCCCGCGCCCTGTCCAGGCTGCCGGAACTGCTCGAGCGGCTGGAAGCCAACCTGACCCGCAACGGCGTGAAGGTGCACTGGGCGGAAACCACCGAGGAGGCCAATCGCATCGTGCTGGAGATCGCCGAGCGCCATCAGGCCAAACAGGTGATCAAGGGCAAGTCGATGGTCAGCGAAGAAATGGAAATGAACCATTTCCTCGAACGCCACGGCATCGAGGCCCTGGAATCCGACATGGGCGAGTACATCATCCAGCTCGACCACGAGAAGCCCACCCACATCATCATGCCGGCGATCCACAAGAACGCCCGGCAGGTCGCCGACCTGTTCCACGACCGGCTCGGCGAACCCTATACCGAAGACGTCGATGCGCTGATCCAGACCGGTCGGCGTGTGCTGCGCAAGAAGTTCCTCGAGGCCGACATCGGCGTCTCCGGGGTCAACTTCGCGGTGGCCGAGACCGGCACCCTGCTGCTGGTGGAGAACGAGGGCAACGGCCGCATGTCGACCACGGTGCCGCCGGTGCACATCGCCGTCACCGGCATCGAGAAGGTGGTGGAGAACCTGCGCGATGTGGTGCCGCTGCTCTCCCTGCTGACCCGCTCGGCGCTCGGCCAGGGCATCACCACCTACGTCAACATGATCTCCGGGCCGCGCAAGGCCGACGAGCTGGACGGCCCGCAGGAAGTCCACCTGGTGCTGCTCGACAACGGCCGCAGCCAGGCCTTCGCCGACGGCGAGCTGCGCCAGACCCTCAACTGCATCCGCTGCGGCGCCTGCATGAACCACTGCCCGGTGTACACCCGGATCGGCGGCCAGGCCTACGGCACCGTCTATCCCGGGCCGATCGGCAAGATTATCTCGCCGCACCTGATGGGCCTCGAGAACACCCCCGACCACCCCAGCGCCTCCTCGCTGTGCGGCGCCTGCGGCGAAGTCTGCCCGGTGAAGATCCCGATCCCCTCGCTCTTGCGCCGCCTGCGCGAGGAGAACGTCAAAGCCCCGGACGACCCGCACAAGGTCATGCGCGGCCAGGGCAGCAAGTACTCGCCGCGCGAACGCCTGTTGTGGAAGGGCTGGCGCCTGCTCAACCGCTCGCCATGGCTGTATCGCGTCTTCGGCTTTTTCGCCACCCGCCTGCGCGGCCTGACGCCAAGCAACCTCGGCCCCTGGACGCAGAACCACAGCGCACCGAAACCGGCCGCCCGCTCGCTGCACGAGCTGGCCCGCGAGCACCTGGAGGGCAAATGA
- a CDS encoding LutC/YkgG family protein, which translates to MSAKANILAKLRKSLEGTAPVADDYDVDLVTRPWSYPAAERISRLRQLMEAVHTETHLTTAADWPALLEKLLADKQLPSLLIAPSTAHGAQLAAHFAGREGLPRLKAYDRPVEEWKAELFDDTPASLTGTLGAIAATGSLILWPTREEPRLMSLVPPVHFALLKASEVYDNFHEVQQKQRWAAGMPTNALLVSGPSKTADIEQVLAYGAHGPKDLVVLILEDA; encoded by the coding sequence ATGTCGGCCAAAGCCAATATCCTCGCCAAGCTGAGAAAGAGCCTCGAAGGCACCGCACCGGTGGCCGACGACTACGACGTGGACCTGGTGACCCGGCCCTGGAGCTACCCGGCCGCCGAGCGCATCTCGCGCCTGCGCCAACTGATGGAAGCGGTGCACACCGAAACCCACCTGACCACCGCGGCCGACTGGCCGGCGCTGCTGGAAAAGCTGCTGGCCGACAAGCAACTCCCCAGCCTGCTGATTGCCCCGAGCACCGCCCACGGCGCGCAGCTCGCCGCACACTTCGCCGGACGCGAGGGCCTGCCGCGGCTCAAGGCCTACGACCGGCCGGTCGAGGAATGGAAGGCCGAGCTGTTCGACGACACCCCGGCCAGCCTGACCGGCACCCTCGGCGCCATCGCCGCCACCGGCAGCCTGATCCTCTGGCCGACCCGCGAGGAGCCGCGGCTGATGAGCCTGGTGCCGCCGGTGCATTTCGCCCTGCTCAAGGCCAGCGAGGTCTACGACAACTTCCACGAGGTGCAGCAGAAGCAGCGCTGGGCCGCCGGCATGCCGACCAACGCCCTGCTGGTGTCCGGCCCGTCGAAGACCGCCGACATCGAGCAGGTGCTGGCCTACGGTGCCCACGGCCCCAAGGATCTGGTCGTGTTGATCCTGGAGGATGCATGA